In a single window of the Amycolatopsis sp. cg5 genome:
- a CDS encoding type I restriction endonuclease subunit R, translating to MTKQPGFSEADWEGVALETLAEQEWRSLPGIAIAPGAENGRTSWDDIVLPGRMLAKMRELNPQVPAEYLEQALAEIIQPTSQDAIAENYRLHQICVQGYRGISYIDGDGVEQNPTIRLVSHQPGDNELLAVNQVTVRTAEVERRFDVVLYLNGMPVAIFELKQAGAAKADLDAAHAQLATYLREFPMAFRFAVTTVISDGITARYGTPFTPLNHYSPWNVDDDGKPAKLGKPLGNAHLGTELEFLIEGVFNPERFLQLQRNFTAFDGGSDGYVKRIAKPHQYFAVTKAIGSTVAAAESNGKAGVVWHTQGSGKSMEMELYAHLVAVQPKLKNPTLVVVTDRKELDGQLYEAFNRSRLLSESPIKVATRAQLRDELANRATGGIYFTTLQKFGLSKAEKDAGLNHPLLSDRRNIIVIADEAHRSHYDDLDGYAFHLQKALPNATLIAFTGTPISFEDRNTREVFGDYIDIYDLTRAVDDGATVPVYFEPRLIKVSLTKDVSEDDLDRAADEATAGLDEVERANIEKSVAVINAVYGAPARLAALAADIIEHWETRSEQMRKFVSSPGKAFIVGATREICANLYDEIVKVKPGWHHDAVDKGVIKVVYSGSAQDAMPVAKHVRRDGQNKVIQKRLRDAEDELQIVIVKDMMLTGFDAPPLHTLYLDRPLKGALLMQTLARVNRTFRGKPDGLLVAYAPLADNLNRALAEYTDTDQANKPVGKNIDEAVALTTTLIASLDQLCAGYPWRTKLDNGPKSWVKAAYGLTNHLRSPTTPGNQVPDGEEALGDRFRKLASQLARAWALCSGNQTLEHLRVTARFYEEVRVWMGKFDAQQRQAEGRPVPEEIQRMLSALVATSTVSGEVIDIYNAAGLPKPSLSDLGPEFQIKAQSASNPHLAIEALRALLVEESDQVTRHNLVRQRAFSERISELMRKYVNQQLTSAEVIAELIELAKEVAAEGNRGQRFNPPLSHDELAFYDAVSTNESAVEVQGDDVLAKIARDLVAVMRRDVKTDWTVRDDVRAKLRSSIKRLLVKYKYPPDKQPEAIRLVIEQMEAMAPRYVAPTT from the coding sequence ATGACGAAGCAGCCGGGGTTCAGCGAGGCGGACTGGGAAGGTGTCGCACTGGAGACACTCGCCGAGCAGGAGTGGCGGTCGCTTCCAGGGATCGCGATCGCGCCGGGCGCTGAAAATGGTCGGACGTCGTGGGATGACATCGTGCTTCCTGGGCGGATGCTGGCCAAGATGCGGGAGTTGAACCCGCAGGTGCCTGCGGAGTACCTGGAGCAGGCGCTCGCCGAGATCATCCAACCGACCTCTCAGGACGCGATCGCGGAGAACTACAGGCTGCACCAGATCTGTGTTCAGGGCTATCGCGGGATCAGCTACATCGACGGCGACGGTGTCGAGCAGAATCCAACGATTCGGTTGGTCAGCCATCAGCCCGGCGACAACGAATTGCTCGCAGTCAACCAGGTCACGGTCCGCACAGCGGAGGTCGAGCGCCGCTTCGATGTGGTGCTTTACCTCAACGGTATGCCGGTCGCGATCTTCGAACTGAAGCAGGCGGGCGCGGCCAAGGCCGATCTGGACGCGGCGCACGCCCAGTTGGCGACCTACTTGCGTGAGTTCCCGATGGCGTTCCGGTTCGCCGTGACCACCGTGATAAGCGACGGAATCACCGCCCGTTATGGGACGCCGTTTACCCCGCTGAACCACTATTCGCCGTGGAACGTCGACGACGATGGCAAGCCGGCGAAGCTCGGCAAACCGCTCGGCAATGCGCACCTCGGCACCGAGTTGGAGTTCCTCATCGAGGGGGTGTTCAACCCCGAACGGTTCCTCCAGTTGCAACGGAACTTCACCGCGTTCGACGGCGGCTCCGACGGTTACGTGAAGCGGATTGCCAAGCCCCATCAGTACTTCGCGGTCACCAAGGCCATTGGTTCCACTGTCGCCGCAGCGGAAAGCAACGGCAAAGCTGGGGTCGTGTGGCACACCCAGGGGTCGGGTAAGTCGATGGAAATGGAGCTGTACGCCCACCTCGTCGCCGTGCAACCCAAGCTCAAGAACCCGACGCTCGTCGTGGTCACCGACCGTAAGGAGCTCGACGGGCAGTTGTACGAAGCCTTCAACCGCTCGCGTCTGCTGAGTGAGTCCCCCATCAAGGTGGCGACCCGTGCCCAGCTGCGCGACGAGTTGGCCAACCGAGCGACGGGCGGTATCTACTTCACAACCTTGCAAAAGTTCGGCCTGAGCAAGGCCGAGAAGGACGCCGGGCTGAACCATCCGCTGCTGTCGGATCGCCGCAACATCATCGTCATCGCTGACGAGGCTCACCGCAGCCACTACGACGACCTCGACGGCTACGCCTTCCATCTCCAGAAAGCACTACCCAACGCAACGCTCATCGCGTTCACCGGCACGCCGATCTCCTTCGAGGACCGCAACACTCGCGAGGTTTTCGGCGACTACATCGACATCTACGATCTGACCCGCGCGGTGGACGACGGCGCCACCGTGCCGGTCTATTTCGAGCCACGGCTGATCAAGGTCAGCTTGACCAAGGACGTCAGCGAAGACGACCTCGATCGGGCCGCGGACGAGGCCACCGCCGGCCTCGACGAGGTGGAACGCGCCAACATCGAGAAGTCCGTCGCCGTGATCAACGCGGTCTATGGGGCGCCCGCTCGTCTGGCGGCGCTGGCTGCCGACATCATCGAGCACTGGGAGACCCGTTCGGAGCAGATGCGCAAGTTCGTCAGCTCTCCTGGCAAGGCGTTCATCGTCGGTGCAACCCGCGAGATTTGCGCCAACCTCTACGACGAGATCGTCAAGGTCAAGCCGGGCTGGCATCACGACGCGGTCGACAAGGGCGTGATCAAGGTCGTCTACTCCGGCTCGGCCCAGGACGCTATGCCGGTTGCAAAGCACGTCCGTCGCGACGGACAGAACAAGGTCATCCAGAAGCGACTCCGCGATGCTGAGGACGAGCTTCAGATCGTCATCGTCAAGGACATGATGCTTACCGGCTTTGACGCGCCCCCACTGCACACGCTCTACCTCGACCGCCCTCTCAAGGGCGCACTGCTGATGCAGACCTTGGCGCGGGTGAACCGGACCTTCCGCGGCAAGCCGGACGGGCTGCTTGTCGCTTACGCCCCCCTGGCGGACAACCTCAACAGGGCGCTCGCCGAGTACACCGACACCGACCAGGCCAATAAACCGGTGGGTAAGAACATCGACGAAGCGGTTGCCCTCACTACCACTCTCATCGCCTCCCTCGACCAGTTGTGCGCCGGTTACCCATGGCGGACCAAGCTAGATAATGGTCCGAAGAGTTGGGTCAAGGCCGCCTACGGGCTTACCAACCATCTGCGCTCGCCCACCACTCCAGGCAACCAGGTCCCAGACGGCGAAGAAGCGCTGGGAGATCGGTTTCGCAAGTTGGCTAGCCAGCTTGCCCGAGCATGGGCGCTCTGCTCAGGCAACCAGACCCTCGAACACCTCCGCGTCACGGCGAGGTTCTACGAGGAGGTGCGCGTTTGGATGGGTAAGTTCGACGCCCAGCAACGGCAAGCCGAAGGCCGCCCCGTGCCGGAGGAGATCCAACGGATGCTGTCCGCGCTGGTAGCGACTTCGACCGTGTCCGGCGAGGTGATCGACATCTACAACGCCGCCGGCCTGCCGAAACCGTCGCTGTCCGATCTGGGGCCAGAGTTTCAGATCAAAGCGCAGTCCGCGTCGAATCCGCATCTCGCGATCGAGGCGTTGCGTGCGCTTCTGGTTGAGGAGTCGGACCAGGTGACGCGGCACAACCTCGTGCGCCAGAGAGCGTTCTCCGAGCGAATCTCCGAATTGATGCGCAAGTACGTCAACCAGCAGCTCACCTCTGCCGAGGTGATCGCCGAGCTCATCGAACTGGCCAAGGAAGTCGCCGCCGAGGGCAACCGTGGCCAACGCTTCAACCCGCCGTTGTCCCACGACGAGCTGGCTTTCTACGACGCCGTCAGCACGAACGAGTCGGCAGTCGAGGTGCAGGGCGACGACGTGCTTGCCAAGATCGCCCGCGATCTGGTGGCGGTCATGCGCCGCGACGTCAAGACTGACTGGACAGTTCGGGACGACGTTCGAGCCAAGCTCCGATCGTCTATCAAACGGTTGCTCGTGAAGTACAAGTATCCGCCCGACAAACAGCCCGAAGCCATCCGGCTGGTGATCGAGCAGATGGAGGCTATGGCGCCCAGATATGTCGCACCAACCACATGA